The genomic window ACCGTTATGAACCGCCGAAGCGAAATCGCCCTCCTTATTTCTTTGGGTGCTTCGAAACAAGAGGTTAAAAAAATCTTTTTGATTCTCGGAATCGTGATTGGAATTTTAGGGATTGCTACTGGGGCACTTTTAGGCTTTATAGGGATATGGATATTAGGAACTTTTGATATTATCTCTCTTCCTGCCGATGTCTATCCCACTTCAACACTTCCGCTTGATTTAAAGGTAAGCGATTTTTTCTCTATTATTAGCGGTGCTTTCGTTATTGTATTGCTCTCTGCATGGTATCCAGCTAAAAAAGCTTCTGAAGTGGACGTTTTAACCGTTTTACGGAATGAGTAGAATTGTCACCCTCTCCGTCATTCCGTGCCACGACACGGAATCTATCCCCCCACTTTTATCCCTACTAAAGCCAAAAATAACTATTATAATTTAACAAATAAAAATAGATGGTAATTTTGAAAAATATCTCCCGTTATTCCCAATATGATTAGGAATCCAGTTATACAAAATAGTAAAAAATCTAAAAGAAAAGTAGCTTAAATGGAGCAAATAACCATAGGGATGAATACCCGCGAAGCAAGTTTTGATTGTGGGAAAACAACCAGCAAAGTTGTGAAGATTAGTTATAGGAATCACCCCTATATTCTATATCTTGACCCCTATATCTATATCTCTTAGGTATGCATTCGCAACAAGGACGTTGGAAACGAGGAAAAAAACAGCAGTAGATCATGTAAATGATTTTTTTGATGGATTTATTGATATTGACAATAAAAAGTTTGTCGAAATCGATACCAAAAATGTCAAATGCGAGCTTAACGAAGACAGCGATTAAAAAAGGAGAAAACAATGGATAAAACAGTAATGGCAAGCATATTATTATTTATGTCTCTTGCTGCCTATGGCAACGAGGCAGAAAAATATCATGGGATGGTTTTTTCAGACTGGGAATCACCAACTGAATATAAATATCTTGGTGGAGGATGTATTGGCAGAGAGATGGGTTTGTCTGAGGCTAATAATTGTGCATTTAGTATATCAGATGCGGAAATAACTACTAGGGCAACTAAAAAAATTAAGGTATTGTTTCTACAAAGCAATACTGGTGAAAAGAAGACAGTAACTTCCCCTTTTAACGGGAAATTGACCGATTCCCCTATTTGGAAAATCGAAGACAGTATTGAGCTGTCTCCAAAAGAAGAGCATCTTGATACCGAACTATGCGTTTCATCCGAATATCCGAATACAAAAATAGTCTGTTCAGGCAAATGGAACTGGCGTAAAAAGCCATCGGGATGGGGCTATATGAAACCCATCAAAAAAGCATGGCGTATTGATATTGACAATAAAAAGTTTATCGAAATCGATACTAAAAATGTCAAATGTGAACTTAACGAAGATCGAAATTAAAAAGAGGAGAATACAATGAATAAAAACTGTCAAGAAAGTGTCAAGAGACTCCTCATGACAAATTGACACCTTTCTCCTAATATTTGAACATCAAATATAGGAGGCAGGTTATGAAATACCTCGCATTTGCATTTCTCTTCTCTACGTCGCTGATGGCGGCATCACCCGAAGTGGTTCAGTATATGAATGAACTTTCCAAAACGGCGAAAGTCGAAAATAGCTCTTTTAACGGATTTGATGCTGCTAGAGGTAAAGATATTTTTACTTCGACCCATACGGGTAAACAAGGCAAGCCGATGGCATGTACCAGTTGTCATACTACTAATCTTACCAATTCAGGAAAAAATGCCTTGACTGGCAAGGTGATCGATCCACTCTCTCCGCGTACCAATCCACAGCGTCTTACCAGTACCAAAGATGTTACCAAATGGTTGAAACGTAATTTTATGGATGTTTATGCCCGTGAAGGCACTGCACAAGAAAAAGGTGATGTCCTCACCTATATCATGAAAAACTAATCTAAAGGAAAAACAATGAAAACGCTATTAAACCTCTCACTAGCTGCAATGATTTTAACAGGTGGAGCATTTTTGTATGCTGACGATGAACGTGAAGAGCATGAGCATCATCGCTCTAGTATGGTTGCACAGCCGGTAACGCCACAGGAAAAATCAACGGTTGCGTTGTACACCAAAGAGTGTGGAGCATGTCACATGGCGTATCAACCACAATTTTTACCGAAACGCTCGTGGGAAAAAACTATGAAGATGTTGGATAACCATTTCGGCAGTGATGCTACACTTGATCCACAGGATCACAAAACCATCCAAAATTATTTAGTTTCACATGCCTCAAAAAATGATCAAATGAGCGATATAAAAGGCAATATTGCCCTCCGTATCTCAGAAACTCCCTATTTTATTCGTGAACATCGTGAAGTATCTAAAAAAATGGTAACACAACCTGCAGTAAAAAGTTTCGCGAACTGTAATGCATGTCATACCCAAGCGACAAACGGCAGCTATCGTGAACGTGAAGTTCGTATTCCAAATTATGCACACTGGGAAGAATAATTCTGTCTTATCTAGTGCCATAGCGGCAAGCATAGCTGAAGGGATTATTTCCTTTGGCGTTCTAAAATCGTAGGAGATTATTATGAAACGGGTATATGTCTGGACACTTCCAACACGGTTATTTCACTGGCTGTTTGTATCGCTGATAGTGGGGAGTTGGATTGCTTCAGAGGAAAATAGATGGCTCTCGCCACACGTGGCGATGGGGTATGCAGTCGGCGTATTGGTAGTATTTCGTATCGTTTGGGGGATTATGGGTCCTCAGTATTCCCGTTTCGGTGATTTTAATCTTCGAGTAGGTCCATTAAAAGAGTATCTTTTAAGCATCTTACATCCGACACGACATTACATCGGACACAATCCGGCAGCAAGTTTTGTGATGGTTGCTATGTTGATAACGGTTGTTCTTGTGGTACTGAGTGGAATGCTCACCTATGGAATTCAAGAAAATCGCGGTCTATTAGCATTTTTACATGATGATTATTTTCACAACATGAAAGTATTTAAAGAGGTACACGAATTTTTCGTCAATCTCTTATTAGTTTTAATCGCCTCGCATGTTGGTGGCGTGTTGGTCGATAGATTTTTGCACAAAGCAGACGGTACGCTCACTTCTATTATCGATGGACATAAAAATATGGAAGGAGAAGATGCCGTTTTGTCATTGTTACAAAAAATAATAGCGACATTGGGTATTGGCGGAGCAATAGCACTGCTTATTTATGCCCTGAGTGTACAAAATAACCCAATAACTGTAGGATATAACAAAAAGATAGATTACGCCAATGAGAACCCTGTTTTTGTCAAAGAGTGTGGGTCATGCCATACTTTGTATCCCCCGGCGCTTCTTCCTAAAGAGTCTTGGAAAAAACTCATGGGAGATTTGCCGAACCATTTCGGCGATGATGCGTCATTAGAGCCGAGTGATCATCAAACAATCTTAGCGTATCTTTTGGAACATTCAGCAGAAACATCAACTCAGGAGATGTCCGTTAAAATGATGAAGTCACTTGATAAACCTGATATCATAGCTATTACACAAACACCGTTTTGGAAACGGACACACAGAGAGATACCAGAGGATATTTTCAAGAGCGATAAAGTAAAAAGCCGTGCGAATTGTAAAGCCTGCCATAGTGATGTAGAGCAGGGTACAATCGAAGATAACGCGATAAAAGCACTCTAAAGAGAGGTTATGATGAAATGGATTATTGTTTTAGTGATGGTGATTTCACTCTCTGCCTTTGGCGATGACGACCACCATTTTCCGATGGATTTACACGATTTAGGATTGACAAAGCAGCAGCACCATACCGTCGAAGAGGCAATGAAAGAGTATCAATACTCAAATCGTCGTTACCATCAACAAAAAGAGAAAACTCAAGAAGAGCTTAATGCTCTCTTTTTAAGTCCCTCATTTGATGCAGAAGCTTTTCGAACCAAAAATTTAGAGATGGAGAAAGCTTCGATAAATATCCGTATCCGATTGTTTGAACGGCTTCACGCTATTTTTACACCTGAGCAAAAACGGCGTTTTACTAATCATTTAGAGGAGTGGGACAGTGAGTAAAAAAGTACTTTTGATCGAAGATGATCTTCCTCTTCAAGAGTTGATTAGCTCATTTTTAAAATCGTATGGTTTTGAAACACACGGATATGATGATCCAAAAAAAGCACTTGAGTGCTTATTGGAAAAAAAAGAATCATTTGACATCGTTGTTTTAGATCTTATGCTCCCCGGAATGGATGGATTTGATGTTGCCAAGTTGATTAAAAACCACCTCGACATCCCAATCATCATCTCCTCCGCACGAACCGATATCGGTAATAAAATCTACGGCTACGATTTGGGTGCCGATGATTATCTTGATAAGCCGTATGAACCACGTGAACTTGTTCTTCGGATAGAGGCTGTATTGCGTCGTTATGGACGCAAAGATGGGCTGGTTGTATCCGATTTTACGATAGATGAATCGGCTAAATCGGTCATGATAGAGGGATACCCGATTGAATTAACACGAGTAGAGTTCGATATATTTTTACTTTTGGTAAAAAATCGAGGTAAAAATCTTTCACGCGATCAGATTATAGGCTCATTGGGACTCTCCGATGAGACCAAACACCGTACCATCGATACCCATATCAGCAACATACGCCTCAAAATCGGTGATGATGCCAAAGAATCCCGCTACATCAAATCGGTGTGGGGAATCGGTTATAAGTTTACGGGATAAATGATGTCAATTTTTACCAAAATCACTGTTTTGTTTCTCATCAGTTTGACACTTATGGTTGGTATCGGATATAAAATCGATACCATCAATACTGAAAAATACGAATCAATTGTTCAGCAAAAATATCTCCTTGACGGACGTAAAATATTTGGATGGATGAGTACATCGAGCGCAGATGAGCTCAAAGATAAATTTAGGACACTAAATCTTGTCACAATAGCACCTATGCCATCAAGTCAGATTATTATGAGCCAATCTCATACTTTTGGTGTGTTTGAGATTTTAAAAGATAAAGAGATAGGGTATATCCTCCATATTCGCTATTTTGATGACAATATTTATCTATTGGATACAACACTCAAAGAGGGATTGAGAGAGGGGTGGATACTCAATGCTTTGGTGGCAGCCGATATTGTTGTTTTAGCCATCATTTTTATGGTTATATTGCGGATGTTAGCCCCTTTGCGCTCATTGACTGGGAGTATGCGTCGATTTGCACACGGTGAGTATCATAGCCGTAGTAACCTAAACTCGCATGATGAAATAGGGGAAGTGGCACGGAGTTACAATGAGATGGCTCAAACCATCGAAAACATGATTCGATCTCGCGAAGAGCTGCTGCGTGATGTCGGACATGAGTTGCGTACACCCATTGCACGAGGAATGTTTGCATTAGAAGAGCTCAACGATTCGAGTGCACGAGAGACGTTGAAACATTCGTTTAAAGAGTTGGATCAATTAACGCAGGAACTTTTAGAGATAGAAAAACTCCAAGCGACCGATACAATCAAATCAGAAAGTTTTAGTGCTGAAACACTGGTAGTAGAAGCGCTTTCAAAACTCTTTCTATCGGATGAATCCAATATATTAGTTAATATTAAAGATAATTTTACCCTTAATGGGGATTTGCAGTATCTTTCGTTGGCACTAAAAAATCTCCTTGATAATGCACTGAAGTATAGCGATCAACTTCCGATTCGATTAGAGGTTGTCACGAATAGGATTAGCGTTTTTAATCATGGAAAAGCGCTGGAAAAAGAGTTTAGCCATTTATTAACCCCTTTTACCCGTGAGGAGGGGTCACGCACAACCCAAGGATTTGGTTTAGGACTCAATATCGTTAGTAAAATCATTGCGAAACACCATTTTGCGCTGACATACGATTATAATAGTGGAGAACATTGTCTCTCTATTATTGTAAAATAAAAAATTAAATTGAAAAGAGTACTATGACACCACTTATGGCTATGTTTATCCCCGCCCTTGTTGCCTCATTAGGAGGTTTGTTAGCCGTCTATTGGAGCCCGTCACACCAAACGCGTAGTTTGATTCAACATTTTGCGGCGGGAGTTGTTTTAGCAGCGTTAGCTGTGGAAGTTTTACCTGAAATCGGTCGTGAACACGCTCCTGCATGGATCCTTATAGCCTCATTCACTTTTGGTGGATTAATGATGTATATCATGAAACTGTGGAGTATGCGTTTAGAAGAGAAGACGGAGCATTTGGGAGATAATGCTTTTAACTATGGATTGATTGCGGCTACGTTTATCGATGTAGCGGTGGATGGTTTTATCATCGGTGCAGGATTCGCCGCCGGAGGAAATACAGGTCTAATTTTAGCACTTGGGTTATCGGTGGAATTACTCTTTTTAGGGCTCTCTCTTGTCTCTAATACTATCAAAGGGTGGCGTGTTGTTTTTATGAGCGTTGCATTAGCAGGAGTAGTTTTAACCTGTACTCTCTTAGGAAATTATCTACTATCAGGGGCATCATCAAGCCTCATTAGTGGTATCTTAGCTTTTGGTGTAGCGGCATTGCTTTATCTCGTGACCGATGAGCTGTTGGTAGAAGCGCATACGATAGAGGAAAAACCCTCATCGACACTTTGGCTCTTCTCAGGATTTTTAGTATTTTGGAGTATTCAGCTTTTTAGCGGGGTATAAGTGAGTAGTTTATTTCTTCTTCTCATCGGGTATCATCCATAAAAACGGATAGGTAATGGTCCGTTTTAGGATATTAAACGGTGCACTTACAATTTCTTTGGCGATACCTGTTTCAACGATTGGGTCACTGAGTTTCCCTTTTAAGTTGAGAGTGGTGCTGATAGAACCGTCATCTCCGAGCAAAATATACCCAACCACTGGGACTTTACCTAATGCTGAACCCAAATCAGATTTCAGGGTTAGTGTGCCATTTAACGTATCATCTTTTATGTTGGCTTCTCCTGATCCATCTATTTTGAGTTCAGGGGAGTTGAGAACATAGTTATCAATATTAAAAATATGATTTTGATAGGTAAAATGGGCATAAGTATCTTTGACACGTAGCCCTTTAGTGCTGTAGTTTGGTAGTGAAAAGGTGGTTAATGAGGGGATTGTATTAATAAAAGATAGGACATTGTTGAGCACTTTATACTCTTTTAGGATAACATCATCTATCCGCATTATTCCCTCAAATTTATCTGTTTTTCCGGAGAGTTTAAAAGATAAATTTCCCCCGTCAAAATCACTAAAGGCAAAAATATTTTCCATAAAATGGTCACCGAAATTAGCCCCTTCAGCATAAAAGAGTGAATCTTTCATGGTGATATCGGCTCCACCGATGCCATGCGTTATACGAGCATCAAGTTCATTATTGCTATTGAGTGTTGCATCGATAGTATCGATTAAAATTTTTCGATTTTCCATCAGATAGAGGTAAAGATTATTACCGTTAAGATGAATGGCTTTAGAGCTCGTACCTGAGATTTTATTACTTCCGCTTTTACGATCTGAAAGCCATCGTAAAAGTTCACGTCCATTGATTCCCATGTTGTTCGCACGGATATGAAGCGTATCATCATTCATAATAGTAACTCTGTCGTTGAGACGGATAGTGGTTTTGTCGTTAAAAAAAGATCCTCCGAAACGGTAAGTAGAGAGCGACTTACCATTAACCATCATAAGAGAATAGGGGTACTCTACCACACCGTCAAATGTAAGCCGTTTGGTTGTGGGGGAATATACCAATATGATTTTGCCATTATTGATATCATAGTAAGAGAGGAGAGGGGAGTTTTTACTTAAAAACGAGATATCGGCAATCTCTATATTCCAGCCAAGATTATTATTACTAACATCGATTCCTAATGTTTTCGAGTGGAATTTTAACTCCTCTTTTGAAGCATCGATAAGTAAATTTTGGGGGTGAGAAGTATCGATATAACGGCTAATATTGGGATTTATAGCCTCTATATTGGAAAGCTGTAATGTTCCTTGTTCTGTTTTTGTTGAATATTCTCCTTGCAATATCCCTTTAAATTGGTCTTTGAGAAGAATATTTATATTATTAAATATAAAAGATGAGTCTTTATAAAGTACACTAGATGGGGAGAATGAAATAGCCTGTCCGCCAATCTCCCAAAGTGAAGATGAGGGTGTGCTCAGCACTATATCGTTTGATTGAGGATTGATATGGATTACACTCTCTTTTGAGAGTAAAGAGAGGTTATTGATGTTTAACGTATCAAGATGCAGTGCGAGAGAATAGCTATCGGTAGATATTGTTCCCGAAAGATATCCAGAACATTTATCCGGAATAGTCAAAGGGAGTTTGGAGATTAGCATCTCTCCTTTTTTATAATCGATCGGTATCAGTAGCGAATCAGAATGGAGTTTTTCACCATAAAGGCTCCACTCAGCAGATGATATCTCTACTGTATCTTGTATAGGACGGATTAAATAGGTAATTTTGGGAGGGTTAGATGATGTTAGGAGGGATAGGTGGCTTGAATTTCCGCTTGGAGCACAAAAGTAGGGGAGAACAATAACCTCTCCATCCCCTTTTGATCCATCAAAATTCCCATTCACTTTTGCATTGGCGATATTTTTATAATGAACGTCAAATCCATGAAATTCAACTTTTGAATTATCGAGAAAAACACTTCCCCCTGTTGTTTTAAAAAGAAATCCTTCCATCTCTATTTCCGATGGTGATGGGGTAAATCGACCTTTTGCCGTAATGGAAATATCGTGAAGATTGATAGAAAGGTTGAGATCAACGTCAGCGACTCCGCTATTTTGACGTAGAGGGATTTTAATATCATAATGATTTAATAAAAAGAGGATATCGTTATTCAATTGACCTTGAGTAGAGCGTATAAAGGCGTTAAGCATTGTGTGAGGAGTAGTAAAGTCAATGTACAAATGACTCTTTTGCGCAGGGAGGGTATAAAACGTACCGTTATTGGGAACAATGTGCAGTTTCCCTTTTTGAAAATAGATATCAGCACTCGGTGCTTTAATCGGGGAAATTTTGGGATCAAATGTATACTGTACATCCAATGCCGTTGCATGAATATTTAAGCTTGTCACTATGGCTTCGGGTTTATCATAGATAAATTCCCCTTCACATGTACGTAAAAATGCAGTTTTAAACTGAGTATTATCAACAATCCAAGGTCGAATGTCCGGATCAACACCGATAAAATCGGTCAGGGTTGCAATCTGGGTAAAAGCCCCATTGGATTCTAATTTTATAGTCAGTTTAGTAGTGTTTCCGGCAATGTATCCATGAAGCATTGGGGTGTTCGGAAGAGATAAGTTGGATTCAAATGAAAAAGTTTGTTCCGCTATGTTTACTCTAAAATAACCATCCATTTTATGATGTGCAGAAGAGGGGGATAGAAAGGTCAAATTAAGTGATTCAGGGCTCAAACGAAAATGACCGTCTAATCTATTATTTCCATTGTTAAAACTGATTTGCCCCTCTTGATTTCGAAAATAATGGAGGGAGAGAGATGTTCCGTGGTAAACAATGTTTTGAATATCGACAGAGGCAATCCATTGTTCTGCGTATTTTATTGCCTTGGGGAGATACTTGAGAGGTTGTAAATCGAGAGGCTCATTAGTAGACTGTAAATCATTTAAATTGATAAGTGATGCTTGAATATGAAGTCTGTTATCCCATTTTAGGTATACTCTTTCTAATTTTATATCCCCTAATTTGAGATGAGAAATGGTAAAACCTTCAACTAAAGCAACAAAACCGAAAAATAGTGTTAAAAAAAGTAAACCGAAAAAAAGAAGCACTCTAAAGTGGATTTTAGCAATCATTTTTGTGATAAGTTTATCGTTCATTGCCTACCTATTGTCACCTATCACATCACCGAAAATCGTTTATATTCCACAAGGATCAGTCTTTAAAAGTATAGCACATCTCCGTGAGGAAGGGGTTAACCTTTATAAATTTGATGCTCTAATATTACGTCTTATCGGACAACCACAACAAGGTTGGATCAATTTAGAAAAAGAGAATCTTTCACGCATAGAGTATCTCTACCGTCTCACAACAGCTAAAGCCGCCACCCGATCAGTTACCCTTATTCCGGGTGAAACAACAACAGTATTTTTAGATCAGCTTGCCAATGAACTCGGATTGGATGTCGATAAATTACAAGATGCCTATGGTCGTGCTACTACGATCAAAGAGGGGATGTTTGTCCCAGAAACCTATAATATCCCTCAAGATATTAATGAAGAGGATGTAGTCCATTTCCTTCTTCAGCAATCATTAGAGAGTTCCAAAGCACTCTCTATCAACTATATGGGGAGTTACAACGAGGCTAAATGGTTACATATTGTAACACTTGCGTCGGTAATTCAAAAAGAAGCAGCATCTATAGAGGATATGCCGATGGTAAGCTCGGTTATCCAAAATCGCCTTGCTAAAAAGATGAAATTGCAGATGGATGGGACATTAAATTACGGTGAATACTCTCATCAAAAGGTAACAGCACGTCGAATTCGAACCGATGAAAGTAGCTACAATACCTATAAAAACGGTGGTTTGCCTGAATTTCCGGTCTGTAATGTAAGCAAAGAAGCATTGAAGGCAGCACTCCACCCTAAACACACCGATTATCTCTATTTTGTACGTGGGAAGAATGGGGAGCATGTTTACAGTAGTTACTTTTCTACACACCACCAAAACATAGTAAATGCTACAAAATGAAACACTATAAAGAGTTTTTTATCTTTTCGGTAGGCTAATCAATCAATATCGTGACCTAGGATGTTATGATGCTTACTATAAAAAAAATGACAGGAGAACCTGATGGCAAAAATCATTTGGTCAGTAATTGATGAAGCACCGGCACTAGCGACTTATTCGCTACTTCCAATCGTAAATGCATTCACACAAGCCGCAGGCGTAGAAGTTGTTACAAGTGATATTTCACTTGCAGGTCGCGTTATCGCTACATTTCCGGAGCGTATGAGTGATGCTCAACGTATCCCTGATAATCTTGCACAATTGGGTGTTGTTGCAACAGAGCCAGATGGTAACATCATTAAGCTCCCAAATATCTCTGCTTCTATTCCACAATTGAAAGCGTGTATTGAAGAGCTTCAATCTCAAGGGTATGATTTGCCTTCGTATCCGGAAGAGCCACAAACTGATGAAGAAAAAGAGATTTTTGCACGTTACGCAACCTGTCTTGGTTCAGCGGTTAATCCGGTTCTTCGTGAGGGTAACTCTGATCGTCGTGCGGCGGTTGCGGTTAAAAACTTCGCTAAGAAAAACCCACACAAACTACGTGCTTGGGATCCTGATTCAAAAACTCGTGTTGCTCACATGGATAGCAATGACTTTTACGGTAATGAACAATCTATTACTAAAAAAGGTGATGGCAAGGTAGTTATCGCACTAAACGGTAAAACACTTAAAGAGATTAATGCTGTCGATAGCGAAGTTCTTGATGGTACTTTTTTAAGCGCAAAAGCGTTACGTTCATTTTACGCGGAATCGATTGCGGAAGCAAAAGAGAAAAACATCCTTTGGTCTATTCACCTCAAAGCAACCATGATGAAAGTATCGGATCCGATCATGTTCGGTCATGCGGTATCGGTGTTCTTTAAAGATGTATTTGAAAAATACGGTTCTGAACTCAAAGAGATCGGTGTTAACCCAAATCTTGGACTTGGTGATTTGTACAAAAAATTAGCAAAATTACCAGCCGATAAAAAAGCGGAGATTGAAGCGGCTATTATGGCAGTTTATCCAACTCAACCAGCTATGGCGATGGTGGATTCAGATAAAGGGATTACCAACCTTCACGCATCTAACGACGTGATTATCGATGCATCACTTCCTGTCGTGGTACGTGATGGCGGTAAAATGTGGAATCCAGCGGGTAAAGTAGAACAATGTGTAGTAACGATTCCAGACCGTTGTTACGCAACTATGTACTCTGAAATTATCGAAGACTGTAAAGCAAATGGTCAATTTGACGTTACTACAATGGGTTCGGTATCAAATGTCGGTTTGATGGCTCAAAAAGCTGAAGAGTATGGCTCACATCCAACAACGTTTGAATTAGCAGAAGATGGTGTTGTAACAGTTGCTGATGATAGCGGTGTATTGATGACATTTAACGTAGAGAAAGGTGATATCTGGCGTATGTCGAGAGCTAAAGATGTTCCGATTAAAGACTGGGTACGTCTTGCGGTTGAGCGTGCAGAGATCGAAAATGTTCCGGTTGTTTTTTGGTTGGATGAAAACCGTGCACACGATGCAGAGATTATCAAAAAAGTGAATGCATACCTTCCTGAATTCAACAAATCAGGGATTGAGTATCACATTTTAGCACCAGAAAAAGCGATGTCGTTTTCACTCAAACGTGTACGTGCGGGTCAAAACACTATTTCGGCAACGGGTAACGTTTTACGTGACTATTTGACTGACTTGTTCCCAATCCTTGAGCTTGGAACATCGGCTAAAATGCTCTCAATCGTTCCGTTGCTTGCTGGTGGTGGATTGTTTGAGACAGGTGCGGGCGGTTCTGCACCGAAACACGTTGAGCAATTCGTTAACGAGGGTCACCTTCGTTGGGATTCATTGGGTGAGTTCTTGGCGCTTGCTGAGTCACTACGCCATATCAATAAAACAAAAAATGATGTTAAATTGAGCGCATTGACAGCCGCTTTGGACGAAGCGAATGCAGCCTATTTGGATAATTCAAAAGAGCCATCACGTAAAGCAGGAGAACCTGATAACAAAGCGAGTCATTTCTTCTTGGCACAATATTGGGCAAAAGCGTTAGCGGAGCAAACAGTAGATTCTGAACTTGCTGAAAAATTTGCCAATGTTGCTAAGACTTTGGTTGAAAATGAAGCTAAAATCATGGAAGAACTTCTTTCAGTTGAAGGTAAAGCCCAAGATATCGGTGGTTACTACCATCCAGATCTTGCGAAAGTAACAGCGGCAATGCGTCCAAGTGCGACATTGAACGCTATCATTGCTGGAATTTAATTTTAAACACCAAAGGATTCTATCCTTTTGGTGATTTTTGCCTCTTGTGAGGCAGAGTTCTATAATTCGTTTTTTATCTGTAGAGAGGTACTCTATAGATAAAAGACGATTTAATCGTCTTTTGACACTAGGAGTTGAAATGGGAAAAGGTAAACGTGTCGGAATTGTAGGTGCTGGTAATGTTGGTTCTACGATTGCATATTCTCTGGCAATGTTAGGTACCTGTCATGAGATTATCTTACGTGACAATAAAATGGAAATTGCCAAGGGAAAAGCGCTC from Sulfuricurvum sp. includes these protein-coding regions:
- a CDS encoding DUF1924 domain-containing protein: MKYLAFAFLFSTSLMAASPEVVQYMNELSKTAKVENSSFNGFDAARGKDIFTSTHTGKQGKPMACTSCHTTNLTNSGKNALTGKVIDPLSPRTNPQRLTSTKDVTKWLKRNFMDVYAREGTAQEKGDVLTYIMKN
- a CDS encoding diheme cytochrome c, with translation MKTLLNLSLAAMILTGGAFLYADDEREEHEHHRSSMVAQPVTPQEKSTVALYTKECGACHMAYQPQFLPKRSWEKTMKMLDNHFGSDATLDPQDHKTIQNYLVSHASKNDQMSDIKGNIALRISETPYFIREHREVSKKMVTQPAVKSFANCNACHTQATNGSYREREVRIPNYAHWEE
- a CDS encoding cytochrome b/b6 domain-containing protein, whose product is MKRVYVWTLPTRLFHWLFVSLIVGSWIASEENRWLSPHVAMGYAVGVLVVFRIVWGIMGPQYSRFGDFNLRVGPLKEYLLSILHPTRHYIGHNPAASFVMVAMLITVVLVVLSGMLTYGIQENRGLLAFLHDDYFHNMKVFKEVHEFFVNLLLVLIASHVGGVLVDRFLHKADGTLTSIIDGHKNMEGEDAVLSLLQKIIATLGIGGAIALLIYALSVQNNPITVGYNKKIDYANENPVFVKECGSCHTLYPPALLPKESWKKLMGDLPNHFGDDASLEPSDHQTILAYLLEHSAETSTQEMSVKMMKSLDKPDIIAITQTPFWKRTHREIPEDIFKSDKVKSRANCKACHSDVEQGTIEDNAIKAL
- a CDS encoding periplasmic heavy metal sensor — protein: MMKWIIVLVMVISLSAFGDDDHHFPMDLHDLGLTKQQHHTVEEAMKEYQYSNRRYHQQKEKTQEELNALFLSPSFDAEAFRTKNLEMEKASINIRIRLFERLHAIFTPEQKRRFTNHLEEWDSE
- a CDS encoding response regulator transcription factor, translating into MSKKVLLIEDDLPLQELISSFLKSYGFETHGYDDPKKALECLLEKKESFDIVVLDLMLPGMDGFDVAKLIKNHLDIPIIISSARTDIGNKIYGYDLGADDYLDKPYEPRELVLRIEAVLRRYGRKDGLVVSDFTIDESAKSVMIEGYPIELTRVEFDIFLLLVKNRGKNLSRDQIIGSLGLSDETKHRTIDTHISNIRLKIGDDAKESRYIKSVWGIGYKFTG
- a CDS encoding ArsS family sensor histidine kinase — its product is MSIFTKITVLFLISLTLMVGIGYKIDTINTEKYESIVQQKYLLDGRKIFGWMSTSSADELKDKFRTLNLVTIAPMPSSQIIMSQSHTFGVFEILKDKEIGYILHIRYFDDNIYLLDTTLKEGLREGWILNALVAADIVVLAIIFMVILRMLAPLRSLTGSMRRFAHGEYHSRSNLNSHDEIGEVARSYNEMAQTIENMIRSREELLRDVGHELRTPIARGMFALEELNDSSARETLKHSFKELDQLTQELLEIEKLQATDTIKSESFSAETLVVEALSKLFLSDESNILVNIKDNFTLNGDLQYLSLALKNLLDNALKYSDQLPIRLEVVTNRISVFNHGKALEKEFSHLLTPFTREEGSRTTQGFGLGLNIVSKIIAKHHFALTYDYNSGEHCLSIIVK